The following are from one region of the Aquirufa lenticrescens genome:
- a CDS encoding VOC family protein yields the protein MPLLKATPILAYLDRDATVAFYEKLGFTSNAKWDGYLMFSRDEINIHLWCCDDESIPKNTGCYVNVDEIDVLYKECEALGIVHPNGKLQNMAWGMRQFSILDNSGNIIHFGQDMNS from the coding sequence ATGCCTCTTTTAAAAGCGACCCCTATTCTGGCCTATTTAGATCGCGACGCAACGGTCGCGTTCTATGAAAAATTGGGCTTTACAAGTAATGCCAAATGGGATGGCTACTTGATGTTTTCGCGCGACGAAATCAACATTCATTTGTGGTGTTGCGATGACGAGAGTATCCCGAAGAATACGGGATGTTACGTGAATGTGGATGAGATTGATGTTCTATACAAAGAATGTGAAGCCCTTGGAATTGTACATCCGAATGGAAAGCTCCAAAATATGGCCTGGGGCATGCGCCAATTCAGTATCCTAGATAATAGCGGGAACATTATTCATTTCGGTCAGGATATGAATAGCTAA
- a CDS encoding TolB family protein: MKKIAILLLGFSLSLSAQIPAGKKVISSLYVYDVASGKSELILTEKRHFEAPNWSRDGKFLLINAYGKLEKISPKGEKLGELNTGSVAKSNNDHGYSFDGKTLFISSAKAEIKEHTSFIYKVSSEGGNPVQLTPLTPSYWHGISPDGKTMVYCAARNGNYDVYAMSSNGGDEIRLTSTEGLDDGPEYARDGKHIYINSYRSGMMQIWRMKADGSEPEQMTFDAHSNWFAHISPNNQVATIITYLEDQKELHPFGHQVKLRLLNLKTKEVKDLTEAFYGGQGTINVPSWSPDGKKFAYVRYALEDL; encoded by the coding sequence ATGAAAAAAATAGCGATCCTTTTGCTGGGATTCAGCCTGTCACTTTCTGCGCAGATACCTGCCGGAAAGAAAGTGATTTCTTCTCTGTATGTGTATGATGTAGCCTCTGGTAAATCGGAATTAATTCTCACAGAAAAACGACATTTTGAAGCACCTAACTGGTCGCGTGACGGTAAATTTCTACTGATTAATGCCTACGGTAAGTTGGAGAAAATCAGCCCGAAAGGTGAAAAATTAGGCGAACTGAACACGGGTTCTGTGGCTAAGTCAAACAATGATCACGGCTATTCATTTGATGGTAAAACCTTGTTTATTTCGAGTGCTAAAGCCGAGATCAAAGAGCATACCTCCTTCATCTACAAAGTTTCTTCCGAAGGTGGAAATCCGGTTCAGCTTACTCCATTAACCCCCTCTTACTGGCATGGCATTTCTCCAGATGGCAAGACGATGGTCTATTGTGCGGCGAGAAATGGCAATTATGACGTTTATGCGATGTCTTCGAATGGCGGCGATGAGATTCGGTTGACCTCTACAGAAGGCTTAGATGACGGTCCGGAATATGCGCGGGATGGCAAGCACATTTATATCAATTCCTATCGTTCTGGGATGATGCAAATTTGGCGAATGAAAGCGGATGGATCAGAGCCAGAACAGATGACGTTTGATGCGCATTCAAACTGGTTTGCGCACATCTCGCCTAACAATCAAGTGGCAACAATCATTACATACCTAGAGGATCAAAAGGAGTTGCATCCCTTTGGCCATCAAGTCAAATTGCGTCTTTTGAATTTAAAAACGAAAGAAGTCAAAGATTTAACAGAGGCATTTTATGGGGGTCAAGGAACGATTAATGTGCCCTCTTGG